A window of the Aquimarina spinulae genome harbors these coding sequences:
- a CDS encoding response regulator transcription factor, translated as MKNWNSIFIFLFLLNLNMFGQNCVSGHVRIEDPKKWEQLVHLSQIELEETTNTYRTTTIASTPLTEEGFFAFDQDLFTSKERIYKIQLNPISAEEKNKLSNKIKNFQLFILSKKDTIYFSKGETMFGEYTTSNSADLEWQKLKKFEAKYENLTDDFDPKQYLIETKGYVKDSLQILLVKLIGIKKLDDQNLLEKDAKANPEYYLSFLKELKSSELDPSTYAYLENKLNFITREIVNHKYKVSLWVNGIAFLVIVVLVLIAVKSWKKSKTSKVIPLSKQEKAIKNLIISGKSNKEIANELFISLSTVKTHITNIYSKLNISSRQDLLLKK; from the coding sequence ATGAAGAACTGGAACAGTATTTTTATATTCTTATTTCTACTTAATCTAAACATGTTTGGGCAAAATTGTGTTTCTGGTCATGTACGTATAGAAGATCCCAAAAAATGGGAACAACTGGTGCATCTAAGTCAAATTGAACTTGAAGAAACCACCAATACCTACCGTACAACTACAATTGCGTCAACTCCTTTAACAGAAGAAGGTTTTTTTGCATTTGATCAAGACTTATTTACTTCAAAAGAACGTATTTATAAGATACAACTTAACCCTATATCTGCCGAAGAAAAAAATAAGCTTTCAAACAAGATAAAGAACTTTCAATTATTTATACTTTCTAAAAAAGATACCATTTACTTTTCTAAAGGAGAAACGATGTTTGGGGAGTATACCACAAGTAATTCCGCCGATTTAGAGTGGCAAAAATTAAAAAAGTTTGAAGCCAAATATGAAAATCTAACCGATGATTTTGATCCTAAACAATACCTTATAGAAACCAAAGGGTATGTAAAAGATTCTTTACAAATACTTTTGGTAAAACTTATTGGCATTAAAAAACTAGATGACCAAAACCTATTAGAAAAAGATGCTAAAGCTAATCCAGAATATTATTTAAGTTTTCTAAAAGAATTAAAATCCAGTGAACTTGATCCTTCTACATATGCATATCTCGAAAATAAACTCAATTTTATTACTCGGGAAATCGTTAACCATAAATATAAAGTAAGCTTATGGGTGAATGGTATAGCTTTTCTTGTTATTGTTGTATTAGTCTTGATCGCTGTAAAATCATGGAAAAAATCAAAAACCTCTAAAGTAATACCTCTTAGCAAGCAAGAAAAAGCAATAAAAAACCTCATCATATCAGGAAAAAGCAATAAAGAAATTGCAAACGAATTATTTATAAGCCTAAGCACTGTGAAAACACATATCACCAACATTTACAGCAAGTTAAATATCTCTAGCAGGCAAGATTTATTGCTCAAAAAATAA